A genomic stretch from Xiphophorus maculatus strain JP 163 A chromosome 14, X_maculatus-5.0-male, whole genome shotgun sequence includes:
- the bmp15 gene encoding bone morphogenetic protein 15 has translation MKATRAKHGFLRVCVLTCFIYLLCSTCTGVLTGRKMASRQPAPKRSRRSHRGAHHRPLTDEQKADQNLQFMLNLYRSAAEPDGRPKQHRKFGSNTVRLVRPAASSVHYLPASGDLTYTFTVQYKVDTLPSEQLVRASFVHLRTSSIPSGTTQAVEPPVCRAQITSLGTSSLVTLEPHQRWTETDITAHVSAHILQEKDQGEQGHLTLIAQYWCTKPADGDAGPLSWWTPLWGRRRWSGEPQLEVPSLLLYLEEERKVKEWMGDLLGAEGENLMRRVGWWEQPTIRRRRSSKEESSKDSSLDELKDALASSLSSSTSSPASIFSDIPNYKRKTEVPKNRCKLHSFNLAFNELGLGHYFIAPRVYNPRYCQGDCPRVLHYGYHSPNHAIIQTLIKELGVGDIPPPSCVPYKYMPMSVLVVYKKKVDYRELEDMVAESCTCR, from the exons ATGAAGGCGACCCGCGCAAAGCACGGCTTTCTGCGTGTCTGCGTCCTGACCTGTTTCATCTACCTGCTGTGTTCCACCTGCACCGGAGTCCTCACCGGGCGAAAGATGGCCTCCCGCCAGCCCGCGCCGAAGCGCAGCCGGCGGAGTCACCGAGGCGCGCACCACCGGCCGCTGACGGACGAGCAGAAGGCCGATCAGAACCTGCAGTTCATGCTCAATTTGTACAGGAGCGCAGCCGAACCAGACGGCAGACCCAAGCAGCACCGGAAGTTCGGCTCCAACACGGTGCGCCTTGTGAGACCCGCGGCGTCCTCGGTCCACTACCTGCCCGCTTCAGGAG ATCTCACCTATACCTTCACTGTACAATACAAAGTGGACACTCTACCCTCAGAGCAGCTTGTCAGAGCTTCATTTGTCCACCTGCGCACCTCCTCCATACCCTCTGGCACCACCCAAGCTGTAGAGCCACCCGTCTGCAGGGCTCAGATCACCTCACTAGGCACCAGCAGCCTGGTCACCCTGGAGCCCCACCAGCGCTGGACGGAGACGGACATCACGGCACATGTCAGTGCCCACATCTTGCAAGAAAAGGATCAGGGTGAGCAAGGACACCTCACCCTCATCGCCCAGTATTGGTGCACAAAACCTGCTGACGGGGACGCCGGTCCCTTGTCATGGTGGACTCCTCTTTGGGGTAGAAGGCGCTGGAGCGGTGAGCCTCAGCTGGAAGTCCCCTCTCTTCTTCTGTATttggaggaagagaggaaggtAAAGGAGTGGATGGGGGACTTACTCGGGGCTGAGGGGGAAAACCTAATGAGGCGAGTCGGGTGGTGGGAGCAGCCTACGATTCGCCGCCGGCGTAGCTCCAAAGAGGAGTCCTCCAAAGATTCTTCTCTGGATGAGCTGAAAGATGCTCTCGCCTCCTCCTTgtcttcctccacctcctctccaGCATCCATCTTTTCCGACATCCCGAACTACAAACGCAAAACTGAAGTCCCAAAGAACCGCTGTAAGCTCCACTCCTTCAACCTGGCGTTCAATGAACTCGGCTTGGGTCATTACTTCATTGCTCCCCGGGTCTACAACCCCAGATACTGCCAAGGGGACTGCCCAAGGGTGCTCCACTATGGCTACCACTCGCCCAACCACGCCATCATCCAGACACTCATCAAAGAGCTGGGAGTCGGGGACATCCCTCCACCGTCTTGTGTTCCCTACAAGTACATGCCCATGAGCGTATTGGTTGTCTACAAGAAGAAGGTGGACTACAGGGAACTGGAGGACATGGTGGCCGAGTCTTGTACGTGTCGTTGA